From the genome of Maniola jurtina chromosome 10, ilManJurt1.1, whole genome shotgun sequence, one region includes:
- the LOC123869092 gene encoding MFS-type transporter clz9-like — protein sequence MSVYRASIIYNLPRKTLERRLKLNNDQKGPMGPSSTFGTANEKRLCKHIKEMQAKGFPLTMDDLRKIAFQFAEQLEIKHRFNESNEKAGYDWLQLFLKRNPGISLRKSEGVSYARGRGMNKDEVSAYFEMIEKTLTENDLLEKPGNIFNMDETGLQLNNKPGYVLAERGSKAVAMSTSTEKGETITVIACCNAEGNFLPPTCIMKGKRKKPEFEDGLPPGSLVFKSPKSSYITSDLFLEWMKSHFLPRKPAGKVLLLLDGHSTHCNSVKMLQFANDNDIIMLSMPSHTSHYLQPLDVAVFKSLKTYFYESCRLWMKQHPGRRLTRHQFGSLLNQAWGKSATSDNATSGFRATGVFPLNPGAIPDYAFGSNLEALGESQRENLERTQSAQLELGPSTSKTPISYYDKPTPTKVLNEISPLPNKIKEACKRAKQVSMLLTSEDYIAKQKIKEKEKEEKLKRPKKIKQEIETDRNKENKTVRKRKAIRRISDSSCEEVPMSLCDTSESENDDKEEDNCRGCGENYYKTQLVEDWLQCNICMLWTHENCTEFEDMCSVCGNKKKKELKGRKGKGKGKKSTGYHSPTPMAIIPGQTGRDGQS from the coding sequence ATGTCGGTGTACAGGGCTTccattatttataatttacctaGAAAAACGTTAGAACGAAGACTTAAACTTAATAACGACCAAAAAGGGCCTATGGGTCCATCTTCTACGTTTGGCACTGCTAATGAAAAGAGATTATGTAAACACATAAAAGAAATGCAGGCTAAAGGATTTCCGTTGACGATGGACGACCTAAGAAAAATTGCATTCCAGTTCGCTGAGCAATTGGAAATTAAACACCGATTCAATGAATCAAATGAGAAGGCGGGCTATGATTGGCTACAactctttttaaaaagaaatcctGGTATTTCTTTAAGAAAATCAGAAGGAGTATCTTACGCAAGAGGTAGAGGAATGAATAAAGACGAAGTAAGTGCTTATTTCGAGATGATTGAGAAGACACTGACTGAAAATGATTTGCTTGAAAAACCTGGCAATATATTTAATATGGACGAGACAGGGTTACAACTAAACAATAAACCGGGATATGTTTTGGCTGAAAGGGGCTCGAAAGCTGTAGCTATGTCGACGTCCACTGAAAAAGGCGAAACGATTACCGTCATAGCCTGTTGTAATGCGGAAGGTAACTTTTTGCCCCCCACATGCATAATGAAAgggaaaagaaaaaaaccagAATTTGAAGATGGTTTGCCGCCAGGATCACTGGTTTTTAAGTCCCCAAAATCGTCCTACATAACCTCAGATTTATTTCTAGAATGGATGAAATCTCATTTCCTGCCTAGGAAACCAGCCGGGAAAGTGCTGCTTTTGCTCGATGGTCACTCTACCCATTGCAATTCTGTCAAAATGCTGCAATTTGCCAACGATAATGACATTATCATGCTATCGATGCCAAGTCATACCTCACACTATCTACAGCCACTAGACGTTGCCGTTTTTAAGTCtcttaaaacttatttttatgaatcgTGCAGATTGTGGATGAAACAGCACCCTGGACGGCGACTCACGAGACATCAGTTTGGATCCCTACTTAATCAAGCTTGGGGAAAATCAGCCACCAGTGATAATGCAACATCCGGATTTAGAGCCACTGGAGTTTTTCCATTAAATCCAGGAGCTATACCCGATTACGCTTTTGGTAGCAACCTGGAAGCACTTGGAGAAAGTCAGCGTGAGAACCTTGAAAGGACTCAATCAGCGCAGCTAGAACTTGGCCCGAGTACTTCCAAAACTCCGATATCTTATTATGACAAACCTACACCAACAAAAGTACTGAATGAAATATCGCCGTTGCCTAACAAAATTAAAGAAGCCTGTAAACGCGCCAAGCAGGTTAGTATGCTTTTGACGTCTGAAGATTACATCGCCaagcaaaaaataaaagaaaaagaaaaggaagAGAAGCTCAAGAGACCAAAGAAGATTAAACAAGAAATAGAGACTGATAGAAATAAGGAAAACAAGACTGTTAGAAAACGGAAAGCCATTCGAAGGATCTCAGACAGTAGCTGTGAAGAAGTCCCCATGTCCCTTTGTGATACTTCTGAAAGTGAGAAcgacgacaaagaagaagataaCTGTAGAGGCTGTGgagaaaattattataagacCCAACTCGTCGAAGACTGGCTGCAATGTAATATTTGTATGCTCTGGACGCATGAAAATTGTACGGAGTTTGAGGATATGTGCTCCGTCTGCGGCAATAAGAAAAAGAAGGAGTTGAAAGGACGTAAGGGCAAAGGGAAAGGGAAAAAGAGTACTGGCTATCACTCCCCCACTCCTATGGCCATCATACCCGGACAAACGGGGAGAGATGGCCAATcgtaa